Proteins encoded within one genomic window of Acidovorax sp. 107:
- a CDS encoding OmpA family protein, with product MTGVDDTLDDATDQTAPVWAVFGDLMAGLLGAFVLILVGVLVVQIDLVASLQQEVQKRQMEEQRRMALEKALAIPLASGRVTVNNGRIGISGSVLFATGSDELRPEGRQLLKTLVQPLGIYLRERNEMLMVSGFTDNTALLRGSQKRFADNLELSAQRALTVTRALIDEGMPSSQVFAAAFGAEQPVADNSDEKGRAQNRRVEMAPVPKTANTQPIESPRAP from the coding sequence GTGACCGGCGTGGACGATACCCTGGACGATGCCACCGACCAGACCGCCCCGGTCTGGGCTGTCTTCGGCGACCTGATGGCCGGACTGCTGGGTGCGTTCGTGCTGATTTTGGTGGGTGTCCTGGTGGTACAGATTGATCTGGTGGCCAGCCTCCAGCAGGAAGTGCAAAAGCGCCAGATGGAAGAGCAGAGGCGCATGGCGCTCGAAAAAGCGTTGGCCATTCCGCTGGCCAGCGGACGTGTGACGGTGAACAATGGACGCATTGGCATCAGTGGCAGCGTGCTGTTTGCCACGGGATCAGACGAACTGCGCCCAGAAGGCCGCCAGTTGCTCAAGACCCTGGTGCAGCCGCTGGGGATTTATCTGCGCGAACGCAACGAAATGCTGATGGTCAGCGGCTTCACAGACAACACCGCGCTGCTGCGCGGCAGCCAGAAACGTTTTGCGGACAACCTGGAGCTGTCGGCCCAGCGTGCGCTCACAGTGACCCGGGCCCTGATTGACGAGGGCATGCCATCGTCTCAGGTGTTCGCGGCCGCCTTTGGCGCTGAACAACCCGTGGCCGACAACAGCGACGAAAAAGGCCGAGCACAGAACCGCCGGGTAGAGATGGCGCCAGTCCCCAAGACAGCCAACACCCAGCCCATCGAGTCACCCCGCGCACCATGA
- a CDS encoding DUF2894 domain-containing protein produces MSDPRVEALRAVGAHHNDPARFHYLEVLARRLPGQSGAVQRLLEHKLDAALASYPQSPPPTVSSQSHPRPTPAGSALAQLNQTLTSPRYNASKDDPFAAENAPLPALKSVRQFSRVWSDIAAEQQVVQALHRGPENAGPLNAHKLVLRSLNLMRNLSPGYLRHFMAQMDTLLWLDQASHRAPSPTPRSTRKTRSRP; encoded by the coding sequence ATGAGCGATCCCCGCGTAGAGGCCTTGCGTGCAGTGGGCGCGCACCACAACGACCCCGCGCGCTTTCACTACTTGGAGGTGCTGGCGCGCCGCCTGCCTGGCCAGTCCGGGGCCGTACAACGGCTGTTGGAGCACAAGCTCGATGCCGCGCTGGCGAGCTACCCCCAGAGCCCGCCGCCCACAGTTTCATCACAGAGTCACCCACGCCCCACCCCCGCGGGCTCTGCGCTGGCACAGCTGAACCAAACCTTGACATCCCCCCGGTACAACGCCTCCAAGGACGACCCCTTTGCGGCGGAGAATGCTCCATTGCCCGCCCTCAAAAGCGTGCGCCAGTTCAGCAGGGTCTGGTCTGACATCGCTGCCGAGCAACAGGTGGTCCAGGCCCTGCACCGGGGGCCAGAGAACGCCGGGCCGCTCAATGCGCACAAGCTCGTGCTGCGTTCACTCAACCTGATGCGCAATTTGTCTCCGGGCTATCTGCGCCACTTCATGGCGCAGATGGACACCTTGTTATGGCTGGACCAGGCGAGCCACAGGGCTCCGAGCCCCACCCCTCGTTCGACGCGCAAGACGCGCAGTAGGCCCTAG
- a CDS encoding non-heme iron oxygenase ferredoxin subunit, whose product MTPLDTHWTEATALGDLPEDDVIGVSVDGRDVALYTVAGDVFATDNLCTHGNARLCDGFLEGHEIECPLHQGRFDVRDGRALCAPLTQALRTYPVRIDQGKVYLNLEAAPRGVT is encoded by the coding sequence ATGACCCCTCTCGATACGCATTGGACCGAAGCCACCGCGTTGGGCGACTTGCCCGAGGATGACGTGATTGGTGTGTCCGTGGATGGCCGTGACGTGGCCCTCTACACCGTAGCTGGCGATGTTTTTGCCACCGACAATCTCTGCACCCACGGCAATGCGCGGCTGTGCGACGGCTTCCTGGAAGGGCACGAGATCGAATGCCCGCTGCACCAGGGCCGTTTTGATGTGCGCGACGGCCGTGCGCTGTGCGCTCCGCTTACGCAAGCATTGCGCACCTACCCGGTCAGGATCGATCAGGGCAAGGTGTACTTGAATCTTGAAGCGGCGCCACGCGGCGTTACCTAA
- a CDS encoding DUF3348 family protein, translating into MTQHHRLNSSPLVVLLQQWTREASERAAPPLPAAKPPDVAEQLSQWLGTVDAVQLSRALHAIETLPSQAASAQRPPVVLNMTALTGLVAKVKADLEVQLTTRPTAPKPLRARADNTPVELPDPMVETDFATHAPRYLDLQKQMELRLQPLRAQLRQAITQGPPRLRQVAALDAVMEHMLAPREQRLWALLPAHLERRLAHRHRQHQHRLTAQGLTDEPARWRQAGGWLWAFERDMQALLTAELQTRMEPITGLLEAAQNDTTGQQE; encoded by the coding sequence ATGACCCAACACCACCGACTCAACAGCTCACCCCTCGTGGTCCTGCTCCAGCAATGGACGCGGGAAGCCAGCGAGCGGGCCGCGCCTCCGCTACCAGCAGCCAAGCCCCCCGATGTGGCTGAGCAGCTGAGCCAATGGCTCGGAACCGTGGACGCCGTCCAGCTCAGCCGGGCGCTGCACGCGATCGAGACCCTGCCATCGCAGGCAGCCAGTGCACAACGCCCACCCGTGGTGCTGAACATGACGGCACTCACCGGCCTGGTAGCGAAGGTTAAGGCCGACCTCGAAGTGCAGCTGACCACCAGGCCCACTGCACCCAAACCGCTGCGGGCCCGGGCGGACAACACGCCCGTGGAACTGCCGGACCCGATGGTGGAGACGGATTTCGCCACCCATGCGCCACGCTATCTGGACCTGCAAAAGCAGATGGAGCTGCGGCTGCAGCCCCTGCGGGCACAGTTGCGCCAGGCGATCACACAAGGCCCCCCCAGGTTGCGCCAGGTGGCAGCGCTGGACGCTGTCATGGAGCACATGCTGGCGCCGCGCGAGCAACGCCTGTGGGCCTTGCTCCCCGCGCACCTGGAGCGCCGCCTGGCGCACCGCCATCGGCAACACCAGCACCGGCTGACCGCCCAGGGACTGACCGATGAGCCTGCGCGCTGGCGGCAGGCAGGAGGCTGGCTGTGGGCCTTCGAACGCGACATGCAGGCCCTGCTCACCGCAGAGCTGCAAACGCGCATGGAACCGATCACGGGACTGCTGGAAGCGGCCCAGAACGACACAACAGGACAACAGGAATGA
- a CDS encoding helix-turn-helix transcriptional regulator codes for MNETETAGLLAPASAQEGAPPSAEEPKNPLLVALGERVRNLRAQRGLTRKAVAVAADVSERHLANLEYGTGNASILVLQQVAHALHCSLAELVGDFTTQSPEWLLIRELLEHRSEPELRRARLALHELLSGGHNDVARHRRIALVGLRGAGKSTLGPLLARELDVPFIELSRAIEALAGCSVREIHDLYGTTAYRRYERRALEETIQIHSEVVIATPGGIVSDPATFNELLAHCTTVWLRAAPEEHMGRVVAQGDMRPMAASKEAMDDLKRILDGRAAFYSKAEITVDTSGQTPEQSLQALSASVRKAMARAA; via the coding sequence ATGAACGAAACAGAAACGGCGGGGCTGCTGGCACCCGCCTCCGCGCAGGAGGGTGCGCCGCCATCGGCCGAGGAGCCCAAGAACCCCCTTCTGGTGGCTCTGGGCGAGCGCGTTCGCAACCTGCGAGCGCAGCGGGGCCTGACCCGCAAGGCGGTGGCCGTGGCCGCCGACGTGTCTGAACGCCACCTGGCCAACCTGGAGTACGGCACCGGCAACGCCTCCATCCTGGTGCTGCAGCAGGTGGCCCATGCACTGCACTGCTCGCTGGCGGAGCTGGTGGGCGACTTCACGACGCAATCGCCCGAATGGCTGCTGATCCGCGAATTGCTGGAACACCGCAGCGAGCCCGAACTGCGCCGCGCCCGCCTGGCGCTGCACGAGCTGCTGAGCGGTGGACACAACGACGTCGCAAGGCACCGCCGCATTGCGCTGGTGGGTCTGCGGGGGGCTGGCAAATCCACGCTGGGGCCGTTGCTGGCGCGCGAGCTGGACGTACCGTTCATTGAACTGAGCCGCGCCATCGAGGCCCTTGCCGGGTGCAGCGTGCGCGAAATCCATGATCTGTACGGCACCACCGCCTACCGCCGCTACGAGCGCAGGGCGCTGGAAGAAACGATACAGATCCACAGCGAGGTGGTCATTGCCACGCCGGGCGGCATTGTGTCGGACCCCGCCACTTTCAACGAGCTGCTGGCCCACTGCACCACGGTGTGGTTACGGGCTGCGCCCGAAGAACACATGGGGCGCGTGGTGGCCCAGGGCGACATGCGCCCGATGGCCGCCAGCAAAGAGGCCATGGACGACCTCAAGCGCATCCTGGACGGACGCGCTGCTTTTTATTCCAAGGCCGAAATCACGGTGGACACCTCCGGCCAGACCCCCGAGCAAAGCCTGCAAGCCCTGAGTGCCAGTGTGCGCAAGGCCATGGCCCGCGCAGCGTAA
- the boxA gene encoding benzoyl-CoA 2,3-epoxidase subunit BoxA: METHTLIDNGILKQHLIDPEICIRCNTCEATCPVNAITHDDNNYVVRADVCNGCMACISPCPTGSIDNWRAVPVGRAYSIEEQFSWEELPGELAPHELVAAGAEPATAAAAPQQAVEAPAEPGTQVFRSAQYGATVPPWSAAHPYTNLFPPKNPTTATVVGNFNCTEAGFESETHHVVLDFGSMPFPVLEGQSIGIIPPGTDALGKPHHARQYSVASPRNGERPGYNNLALTVKRVTVDHDGNPVRGVASNYVCDLKVGDKVQVVGPFGSSFLMPNHPRSHIVMICTGTGSAPMRAMTEWRRRLRNSGKFEGGKLLLFFGARTQQELPYFGPLQSLPKDFIDINLAFSRTPGQPKRYVQDLMRERAADLLALLRDDNSHFYVCGLKGMEEGVVMALRDIAQEAGLSWEVLGATLQREGRLHLETY, from the coding sequence ATGGAAACCCACACGCTGATCGACAACGGCATCCTGAAGCAGCACTTGATCGACCCGGAGATCTGCATACGCTGCAACACCTGCGAGGCCACCTGCCCAGTCAACGCGATCACGCACGACGACAACAACTACGTGGTGCGGGCGGATGTGTGCAATGGCTGCATGGCCTGCATATCGCCCTGCCCCACAGGTTCCATCGACAACTGGCGCGCGGTGCCGGTGGGCAGGGCCTACAGCATTGAAGAGCAGTTCAGCTGGGAAGAACTGCCCGGCGAGCTTGCGCCCCACGAACTGGTTGCAGCAGGCGCAGAACCCGCCACAGCGGCGGCAGCACCACAACAAGCCGTTGAGGCCCCTGCAGAGCCGGGCACGCAGGTGTTTCGGTCTGCCCAGTACGGAGCCACGGTGCCGCCTTGGTCCGCAGCCCATCCGTACACCAATCTTTTCCCGCCCAAAAACCCAACCACGGCCACCGTGGTCGGCAACTTCAATTGCACCGAGGCAGGTTTTGAGAGCGAAACCCACCATGTGGTGCTCGATTTCGGCAGCATGCCGTTCCCTGTGCTGGAAGGGCAATCGATTGGCATCATCCCGCCCGGCACCGATGCGCTGGGCAAACCGCACCACGCGCGCCAATACTCGGTGGCCAGCCCACGCAATGGTGAACGCCCCGGCTACAACAACCTAGCGCTGACCGTGAAGCGCGTGACCGTGGACCACGATGGCAACCCCGTGCGCGGCGTGGCCTCCAACTACGTATGCGACCTGAAGGTGGGCGACAAGGTGCAGGTGGTGGGGCCGTTCGGCAGCAGCTTCCTCATGCCCAACCACCCGCGATCGCACATCGTGATGATCTGCACCGGCACCGGCAGCGCTCCCATGCGCGCTATGACCGAGTGGCGGCGCAGGCTGCGCAACAGCGGCAAGTTTGAAGGCGGCAAGCTTCTGCTGTTCTTCGGTGCACGCACGCAGCAGGAACTGCCCTACTTCGGCCCCCTGCAAAGCCTTCCCAAAGACTTCATCGACATCAACCTGGCCTTTTCCCGCACGCCCGGGCAACCCAAGCGCTACGTGCAAGACCTGATGCGCGAACGCGCCGCCGACCTGCTGGCCCTGCTGCGCGACGACAACAGCCACTTCTACGTCTGCGGCCTCAAGGGCATGGAAGAAGGCGTGGTGATGGCACTGCGTGACATTGCACAAGAGGCAGGGCTGAGCTGGGAGGTCCTGGGCGCGACGCTGCAGCGCGAAGGCCGACTGCACCTGGAAACGTATTGA
- the boxC gene encoding 2,3-epoxybenzoyl-CoA dihydrolase, with protein sequence MADLTHAPERVDYRTDPTQYRHWTLSVEGATARLSLDIAEDGGIRPGYKLKLNSYDLGVDIELHDALNRIRFEHPHVRSVVVTSGKDRIFCSGANIFMLGVSSHAWKVNFCKFTNETRNGIEDSSKHSGLKFIAAVNGACAGGGYELALACDEIILVDDRSSAVSLPEVPLLGVLPGTGGLTRVTDKRRVRHDLADIFCTSVEGVRGQRAVDWRLVDRIAKPAQFAATVQERAAAHAQTSTRPSGAQGIALPRVERQDHADGMRYQHVTVDIDRARRTATLYIKAPQGAQPADTTAIEAAGATWWPLAMARELDDAILNLRTNELDIGTWLLKTEGDAQAVLASDAVLLAHQDHWLVRETIGALRRTFARLDVSSRSLFALIETGSAFAGSLAELALAADRTYMLALPDAPDQAPTLTLNAFNFGLLPMVNDQSRLQRRFYEEAGPLEAVRATAGRSLDADAALALGLVTAAPDDIDWADEIRIAIEERAAMSPDALTGLEANLRFASKENMNTRIFGRLTAWQNWIFNRPNAVGEKGALKVYGTGQKAGFDQTRV encoded by the coding sequence ATGGCAGACCTTACCCACGCTCCCGAACGCGTTGACTACCGCACTGACCCCACGCAGTACCGCCACTGGACCTTGTCGGTCGAGGGCGCCACTGCGCGGCTGTCCCTCGACATTGCGGAGGACGGCGGGATTCGTCCTGGCTACAAGCTCAAGCTCAACAGCTACGACCTGGGGGTGGACATTGAGCTGCATGACGCGCTCAACCGCATCCGCTTTGAGCACCCCCACGTGCGCAGCGTCGTCGTCACCAGCGGCAAGGACCGCATCTTTTGCTCGGGCGCCAACATCTTCATGCTGGGGGTATCCAGCCACGCCTGGAAGGTCAACTTCTGCAAGTTCACCAACGAAACGCGCAACGGCATTGAAGACTCCTCCAAACACTCAGGCCTCAAGTTCATTGCGGCCGTGAATGGCGCCTGTGCAGGCGGCGGCTACGAGCTGGCACTGGCGTGCGATGAAATCATCCTGGTCGATGACCGGTCGTCTGCCGTATCGCTGCCCGAAGTGCCTTTGCTGGGCGTGTTGCCCGGCACCGGTGGACTGACACGCGTCACGGACAAGCGCCGCGTGCGGCACGACTTGGCCGACATCTTCTGTACCAGCGTGGAGGGCGTGCGTGGCCAGCGCGCGGTGGACTGGCGCCTGGTGGACCGTATCGCCAAGCCCGCGCAATTTGCCGCCACGGTGCAAGAGCGCGCTGCCGCCCATGCACAGACCAGCACCCGCCCCAGCGGCGCACAAGGCATTGCCCTGCCCCGCGTGGAGCGGCAGGACCATGCCGACGGCATGCGCTACCAGCACGTGACGGTGGACATCGACCGCGCACGGCGCACGGCCACGCTGTACATCAAGGCACCCCAAGGGGCGCAACCCGCAGACACGACTGCCATTGAAGCAGCCGGCGCCACCTGGTGGCCGCTGGCAATGGCCCGCGAGCTGGACGACGCCATCCTGAACCTGCGCACCAACGAGCTGGACATTGGCACCTGGCTGCTGAAGACCGAGGGGGACGCACAAGCCGTGCTGGCCAGCGATGCCGTCCTGCTCGCACATCAGGACCATTGGCTGGTGCGCGAGACCATCGGCGCACTGCGGCGCACCTTTGCCCGTCTGGATGTGTCCTCGCGCAGCCTCTTCGCGCTGATCGAGACGGGCTCGGCGTTTGCCGGCTCGCTCGCGGAACTGGCCCTGGCGGCAGACCGCACCTACATGCTGGCCCTGCCCGACGCGCCCGACCAGGCACCAACGCTCACCCTGAACGCATTCAACTTTGGCTTGCTGCCCATGGTGAATGACCAAAGCCGCCTGCAGCGCCGCTTCTATGAAGAGGCAGGCCCGCTGGAAGCCGTCCGCGCAACCGCCGGCCGATCGCTGGATGCAGATGCGGCGCTCGCACTGGGCCTGGTCACGGCCGCCCCCGACGACATCGACTGGGCCGACGAAATCCGCATCGCCATCGAAGAACGCGCCGCCATGTCGCCCGACGCGCTGACCGGCCTGGAGGCCAACCTGCGCTTTGCCAGCAAGGAGAACATGAACACCCGCATCTTCGGGCGCCTGACCGCGTGGCAGAACTGGATCTTCAACCGCCCCAACGCCGTGGGCGAGAAGGGCGCGCTCAAGGTTTACGGCACCGGCCAGAAGGCCGGGTTTGACCAGACGCGCGTCTGA
- the boxB gene encoding benzoyl-CoA 2,3-epoxidase subunit BoxB, translating into MSSINYSEKIPNNVNLGEDRTLQRALEGWQPNFIHWWDDVGPEGSTNHEVYLRTAVSVDPNGWAQFGHVKMRDYRWGIFLNPGDTNREIHFGDHKGEKAWQDVPGEHRANLRRIIVTQGDTEPASVEQQRHLGLTAPSMYDLRNLFQINVEEGRHLWAMVYLLHKHFGRDGREEAEALLQRQSGDENNPRILGAFNEKTPDWLAFFMFTYFTDRDGKFQLSALAESAFDPLARTTKFMLTEEAHHMFVGESGISRVLSRTAQVMNDLKTDDPAQVRAAGAIDLPTIQRYLNFHYSVTIDLFGADQSSNAATFYSSGLKGRYEEGKRTDDHVLKSQTYKVLEVKDGQLLEKEVPMLNALNEVLRDDFIKDSMAGVGRWNKVLEKAGVPTRLVVPHKAFNRQIGALAGIKMSPDGRVVSEAEWTARKAEWLPTPEDFAFVASLMGRVVDPGKFAGWIAPPVMGINRQPVDFEYVRFN; encoded by the coding sequence ATGAGCAGCATCAACTACAGCGAGAAGATTCCCAACAACGTGAACCTGGGCGAAGACCGCACGCTGCAGCGCGCGCTCGAAGGCTGGCAGCCCAACTTCATCCACTGGTGGGACGACGTGGGCCCCGAGGGATCGACCAACCATGAGGTTTATCTGCGTACCGCCGTGAGCGTGGACCCGAATGGCTGGGCACAGTTTGGCCACGTGAAGATGCGCGACTACCGCTGGGGCATCTTTCTGAACCCCGGCGATACGAACCGCGAAATCCACTTTGGCGACCACAAGGGCGAAAAGGCCTGGCAAGACGTGCCCGGCGAACACCGCGCCAACCTGCGCCGCATTATCGTGACCCAGGGCGACACCGAACCCGCCTCGGTCGAGCAGCAGCGCCACCTGGGCCTGACGGCGCCCAGCATGTACGACCTGCGCAACCTGTTCCAGATCAACGTGGAAGAGGGCCGCCACCTGTGGGCCATGGTGTACCTGCTGCACAAGCACTTTGGCCGCGACGGCCGCGAAGAGGCCGAAGCGCTGCTGCAACGCCAGTCCGGCGACGAGAACAACCCGCGCATCCTGGGCGCGTTCAATGAAAAGACGCCGGATTGGCTGGCGTTTTTCATGTTCACCTACTTCACCGACCGCGACGGCAAGTTCCAGCTCTCGGCCCTGGCAGAGAGCGCTTTTGACCCGCTGGCGCGCACCACCAAGTTCATGCTGACCGAAGAAGCCCACCACATGTTTGTGGGCGAGAGCGGCATCTCGCGCGTGCTCTCGCGCACTGCGCAGGTGATGAACGACCTCAAGACCGATGACCCTGCCCAGGTGCGTGCAGCGGGCGCCATCGACCTGCCCACCATCCAGCGCTACCTCAACTTCCACTACAGCGTGACCATCGACCTGTTCGGCGCAGACCAGTCGAGCAACGCCGCCACGTTCTACAGTTCGGGCCTCAAGGGCCGCTACGAAGAAGGCAAACGCACCGACGACCACGTTCTCAAGAGTCAGACGTACAAGGTGCTGGAGGTCAAGGACGGCCAGTTGCTGGAAAAAGAAGTGCCCATGCTCAACGCGCTGAACGAAGTGCTGCGCGACGACTTCATCAAGGACTCCATGGCGGGCGTGGGCCGGTGGAACAAGGTGCTGGAGAAGGCGGGGGTCCCCACCCGCCTGGTGGTCCCCCACAAGGCCTTCAATCGCCAGATCGGCGCGCTGGCCGGCATCAAGATGTCGCCCGACGGCCGCGTGGTGAGCGAGGCGGAATGGACCGCACGCAAAGCCGAATGGCTGCCCACGCCCGAAGACTTCGCGTTCGTGGCGTCGTTGATGGGCCGCGTGGTAGATCCGGGCAAATTTGCCGGCTGGATCGCCCCCCCGGTCATGGGCATCAACCGCCAGCCGGTTGATTTCGAGTACGTGCGTTTCAATTGA
- a CDS encoding DUF4148 domain-containing protein: protein MNKTTRFLSIAAVAAFASFGAHADEADASQFATQFETQRTRAEVRAEAVVEAKTHNMEPAGSRVATYQSTADRSAIRAQAAEAVRTGQISHGEIGNAM, encoded by the coding sequence ATGAACAAGACCACACGCTTCCTCTCTATCGCCGCTGTTGCCGCTTTCGCCTCGTTTGGCGCACACGCAGATGAAGCCGATGCTTCGCAATTCGCCACCCAGTTTGAAACCCAACGCACCCGCGCCGAAGTGCGTGCTGAGGCGGTAGTGGAAGCCAAAACGCACAATATGGAGCCCGCCGGCTCACGTGTTGCTACCTACCAATCCACCGCCGACCGCTCGGCCATCCGCGCCCAAGCAGCAGAAGCAGTGCGTACGGGCCAGATCTCCCACGGCGAAATCGGCAACGCCATGTAA
- a CDS encoding DUF802 domain-containing protein: MNKSVMTAIFATGLAAAGWVGWGFIGHSPLALAMTVMIAATYLLGAWELMRYRAATASLTRALEAHQEPPALDTWLESLDPALRHPVRQRIEGERVALPGPALTPYLVGLLVMLGMLGTFVGMVVTFHGAVFALEASGNLESIRNALAAPIKGLGLSFGTSVAGVATSAALGLLSALSRRERLQAVRQLDAHIPTLFRSFSSAQRREDTLQALQAQAQALPLIADRLQAMMEGLERRHSQLNDQLRAQQQGFHKEASAAYTQLAQAVGASLQDSLSTSAQQATAAMRPVVEQAMATLAQESQRTHERLREHTSQQLQNLSAQWEGTARKVADTWAQALDQQTSTQGALATQFESALQTLTRAFDDRSKSLVDALHATAAQQQAAQVELDHQRLQGWEHSMQDMARNLAAEWQRAGTHTLTQQQEVGKALERTAQQMDRQLQATTQAFAQQAQALVTTLQATVAEAHGAQRSADAQRLADWTQSMHQMAQKISGEWQSAGAQTAEQHQATSTALAQAAQQIEHRLQSSNSAFEKRSEALLAALQSTVADAQQAQRDADAQRLADWGQSLEGLAHTLSAEWQRAATQAVEQQRALVQTLEDTATQVSQRLNTQVERTLGSTTALMEQSDALLRTRIDTEAQWVQAQGQRMEALTQVWRDELVALRDAEATRGQAAVDRLETLQAAVSEHLATLGSALEAPLTRLLQTASDVPQAAAEVITQLRQEMTRLGERDNLALAERTAMTQQLGTLLQSVNEAAVQQRAAIDALVGSAAQVLEQAGQQFAQALGAQAGKVDEVAAQVAASAIELSSLGESFQHGVGLFSASNDKLMLSLQDMEGAIRESMGRSDEQLAYYVAQAREVIDLSISAQQGIVEDLRRLHGRATAEQGVPA, translated from the coding sequence ATGAACAAGAGTGTGATGACAGCCATCTTTGCCACAGGCCTTGCGGCCGCTGGCTGGGTGGGCTGGGGTTTTATAGGCCACAGCCCGCTGGCACTGGCAATGACGGTGATGATCGCCGCCACCTACCTGCTGGGAGCCTGGGAGCTGATGCGCTATCGGGCGGCCACCGCCTCGCTGACGCGCGCGCTAGAGGCCCATCAAGAGCCCCCAGCGCTGGATACCTGGCTCGAAAGCCTGGACCCAGCACTGCGCCACCCGGTTCGGCAACGCATCGAAGGCGAGCGGGTGGCCTTGCCGGGCCCCGCGCTCACGCCCTATCTGGTGGGACTGCTGGTGATGCTGGGCATGCTGGGCACCTTTGTGGGCATGGTGGTGACGTTCCACGGTGCGGTGTTCGCCCTGGAGGCCTCTGGCAACCTGGAATCCATCCGCAACGCACTGGCTGCGCCCATCAAGGGACTGGGCCTGTCGTTTGGGACGTCCGTCGCGGGGGTGGCTACGTCGGCCGCGCTGGGCCTGTTGTCCGCCCTGAGCCGCCGTGAACGGCTGCAGGCGGTCCGCCAGCTGGATGCGCACATCCCCACGCTGTTCCGCTCCTTCTCTTCCGCTCAACGGCGGGAGGACACACTGCAGGCCCTGCAAGCGCAGGCCCAGGCCCTGCCGCTGATTGCCGACCGCCTGCAAGCCATGATGGAGGGGCTGGAGCGCCGCCACAGCCAGCTCAACGACCAGCTGCGGGCGCAACAGCAGGGGTTTCACAAAGAGGCCTCTGCCGCCTACACCCAATTGGCGCAGGCCGTGGGCGCATCGCTGCAAGACAGCCTGAGCACCAGTGCCCAGCAGGCCACTGCCGCCATGCGCCCGGTGGTGGAACAGGCCATGGCGACGCTGGCACAAGAGTCCCAGCGCACCCACGAGCGGTTGCGAGAACACACCAGTCAGCAGCTGCAAAACCTCAGCGCGCAATGGGAGGGCACCGCACGCAAGGTGGCCGACACCTGGGCCCAGGCGCTCGACCAGCAGACGAGCACGCAGGGCGCGCTGGCAACCCAGTTCGAGAGCGCATTGCAAACACTCACGCGGGCTTTTGACGACCGCTCGAAATCCCTGGTGGATGCCCTGCACGCAACAGCCGCACAGCAACAGGCCGCCCAGGTGGAGTTGGACCACCAGCGACTGCAAGGCTGGGAGCACTCCATGCAGGACATGGCCCGCAATCTGGCCGCTGAATGGCAGCGTGCAGGCACCCACACGCTGACCCAACAGCAGGAGGTGGGCAAGGCCTTGGAGCGCACAGCACAGCAGATGGACCGGCAATTGCAGGCCACCACCCAGGCCTTTGCACAGCAGGCCCAAGCACTGGTCACCACGCTGCAAGCCACAGTGGCCGAAGCCCACGGTGCACAGCGGTCTGCGGATGCGCAGCGGCTTGCCGACTGGACCCAATCTATGCACCAGATGGCCCAGAAAATCAGCGGCGAATGGCAGAGCGCCGGTGCACAGACGGCCGAACAGCACCAGGCCACCAGCACGGCACTCGCCCAAGCAGCCCAGCAGATCGAACACCGCCTGCAGTCCTCCAACAGCGCCTTCGAAAAACGCTCAGAGGCCTTGCTGGCTGCGTTGCAAAGCACCGTCGCCGACGCTCAGCAGGCACAGCGCGACGCCGATGCGCAACGGCTGGCGGACTGGGGTCAGTCCCTGGAGGGCCTGGCGCACACGCTCAGCGCCGAATGGCAGCGCGCTGCCACCCAGGCAGTGGAACAACAGCGCGCCCTGGTGCAGACGCTGGAGGACACCGCCACACAGGTGAGCCAGCGACTGAACACCCAGGTGGAACGCACCTTGGGCAGCACCACTGCGCTGATGGAGCAATCCGACGCGCTGCTGCGCACACGCATCGATACCGAAGCCCAGTGGGTGCAAGCCCAGGGCCAGCGCATGGAGGCACTGACCCAAGTGTGGCGCGATGAACTTGTCGCACTGCGCGATGCCGAAGCGACGCGCGGGCAGGCGGCCGTGGACCGCCTGGAGACCCTGCAAGCCGCCGTGTCAGAGCACCTGGCCACCCTGGGCTCCGCGCTGGAAGCCCCGCTCACGCGCCTGCTGCAAACCGCCTCCGACGTGCCACAGGCGGCAGCCGAAGTCATCACCCAGTTGCGACAGGAAATGACACGCCTGGGCGAACGCGACAACCTCGCACTGGCCGAGCGTACGGCCATGACGCAGCAACTGGGCACCCTGCTGCAATCCGTGAACGAAGCCGCTGTGCAGCAGCGCGCGGCCATTGACGCCCTGGTCGGTTCGGCCGCCCAGGTGCTGGAGCAAGCGGGCCAGCAGTTTGCACAGGCCCTGGGCGCACAGGCGGGCAAGGTGGATGAGGTGGCTGCGCAAGTGGCGGCCAGCGCCATCGAGTTGTCCAGCCTGGGGGAATCCTTCCAGCACGGCGTGGGCCTGTTCAGCGCCAGCAATGACAAGCTCATGCTGAGCCTGCAAGACATGGAGGGCGCCATCCGCGAGTCCATGGGCCGCAGCGACGAGCAACTGGCCTATTACGTGGCACAGGCGCGGGAGGTGATTGACCTGAGCATCAGCGCACAACAAGGCATCGTGGAAGACCTGCGCCGACTCCATGGCCGGGCCACGGCAGAACAAGGGGTGCCTGCGTGA